One genomic region from Salvia hispanica cultivar TCC Black 2014 chromosome 2, UniMelb_Shisp_WGS_1.0, whole genome shotgun sequence encodes:
- the LOC125203127 gene encoding probable calcium-binding protein CML44 has product MYPLTTYHLHQIFNELDRNKDGLVSIDELMSLLTRLGLHAKQTELELLVGDDKALDFFNFLFFYQTLNNVIVEENRDQIKEGDLEFPDDDLRKAFGVFDLNNDGFISGEELRIALGRLGLWDEKSCGHDCMQMIGVYDTNSDGLLDFEEFKEMMSMDSLESY; this is encoded by the coding sequence ATGTATCCTCTCACCACATATCACTTGCACCAAATCTTCAACGAGCTAGACCGAAACAAGGATGGCCTAGTGAGCATCGACGAGCTCATGTCGCTCCTCACTAGGCTCGGCCTGCATGCTAAACAGACGGAGCTTGAGCTTCTAGTGGGTGATGACAAAGCCCTCGACTTTTTcaatttcctcttcttctaccaaACATTGAACAATGTCATTGTTGAAGAAAATCGGGACCAAATCAAGGAGGGTGACCTTGAATTCCCGGATGACGATCTTAGGAAGGCGTTCGGGGTTTTTGATTTGAACAACGACGGGTTCATCTCCGGGGAGGAGCTGCGGATTGCATTAGGTAGGTTAGGATTATGGGATGAGAAGAGTTGTGGCCATGATTGTATGCAAATGATTGGCGTTTACGACACTAATTCTGATGGATTGCTAGATTTCGAGGAGTTTAAGGAAATGATGTCCATGGATTCCTTGGAATCTTATTAG
- the LOC125203146 gene encoding probable calcium-binding protein CML44, whose amino-acid sequence MYPLTTYHLHQIFNELDQNKDGLVSIDELMSLLTRLSLHAKQAELELLVGDDKALDFFNFLFFYQSLNKIIVQENRDQIKERHLESLDDDLRKAFGVFDLNNDGFISGEELRIALGRLGLWDEKSCGQDCMQMIGVYDTNSDGLLDFEEFKEMMSMDSLESC is encoded by the coding sequence ATGTATCCTCTCACCACATATCACTTGCACCAAATCTTCAACGAGCTCGACCAAAACAAGGACGGCCTAGTGAGCATCGACGAGCTCATGTCGCTCCTCACTAGGCTCAGCCTACATGCTAAACAGGCCGAGCTTGAGCTTCTAGTGGGCGATGACAAGGCCCtcgattttttcaatttcctcttcttctaccaaTCCTTGAACAAAATCATTGTTCAAGAAAATCGAGACCAAATCAAGGAGCGACACCTTGAATCCTTGGACGACGATCTTAGGAAGGCATTCGGGGTTTTTGATTTGAACAACGACGGGTTCATCTCCGGGGAAGAGTTGCGGATTGCATTAGGTAGGTTAGGGTTATGGGATGAGAAGAGTTGTGGCCAAGATTGTATGCAAATGATTGGCGTCTACGACACGAATTCCGATGGATTGCTAGATTTTGAGGAGTTTAAGGAAATGATGTCCATGGATTCCTTGGAATCTTGTTAG
- the LOC125208637 gene encoding probable calcium-binding protein CML44, whose translation MSPMISADDLHRIFKNLDKENKGVVGIDELHGLLGRIGVHTTPEELERFVGRTTLDYFEFLFFYEAMVKASNPEHEHEHEHEKDLRKAFEVFDLNGDGYISSEELRSVLSRLGLLNEKADDCKCMIGVYDDNSDGVLDFHEFKNMMSVANSGNETRGVRNGADGDLID comes from the coding sequence ATGTCTCCGATGATCAGCGCAGACGATCTCCACCGAATCTTCAAAAACTTGGACAAGGAAAACAAAGGCGTAGTCGGCATTGATGAGCTGCACGGCCTCCTCGGCCGAATCGGGGTCCACACGACCCCCGAGGAGCTCGAGAGGTTCGTGGGGCGAACCACCCTCGACTACTTCGAGTTCCTCTTCTTCTACGAGGCCATGGTCAAGGCCTCCAATCCAGAACACGAACACGAGCACGAACACGAGAAAGATCTTCGCAAGGCGTTTGAGGTCTTCGACTTGAACGGCGATGGCTACATTTCGTCGGAGGAGCTGCGGAGCGTGCTCTCCCGATTAGGCCTGCTCAACGAGAAGGCTGACGATTGTAAGTGCATGATCGGCGTCTACGACGATAACTCTGACGGCGTTTTGGATTTTCACGAGTTTAAGAATATGATGTCCGTCGCGAATTCAGGAAATGAAACTCGTGGGGTCAGAAATGGGGCTGATGGGGACTTGATCGACTGA